In a single window of the Atlantibacter hermannii genome:
- the acrB_1 gene encoding acriflavin resistance protein B has protein sequence MSEAKYRMLPEDINNWYVRNRRWTNGAVLVVLDGRTGNTVHRVWSVTTVCRLWKSLVRQYRGKSTGEAMNMMEELASKLPTGIGYDWTGMSFQERLSGNQAPALYAISLIVVFLCLAALYESWSIPFSVMLVVPLGVIGALLAATFRGLNNDVYFQVGLLTTIGLSAKNAILIVEFAKDLMDKEGKGLVEATLEAVRMRLRPILMTSLAFILGVMPLVISSGAGSGAQNAVGTGVMGGMVTATILAIFFVPVFFVVVRRRFSRKSEDIEHSHTVKHS, from the coding sequence ATGTCCGAAGCGAAATACCGCATGCTGCCAGAGGATATTAATAACTGGTACGTACGCAACCGCCGATGGACAAATGGTGCCGTTCTCGTCGTTCTCGACGGGCGCACTGGGAATACGGTTCACCGCGTCTGGAGCGTTACAACGGTCTGCCGTCTATGGAAATCCTTGGTCAGGCAGTACCGGGGTAAGAGTACCGGTGAAGCCATGAACATGATGGAAGAGCTGGCCAGCAAACTGCCTACCGGCATCGGTTACGACTGGACGGGGATGTCCTTCCAGGAACGTCTGTCCGGCAACCAGGCCCCTGCCCTGTATGCGATTTCGCTTATCGTGGTATTCCTGTGTCTGGCGGCGTTGTATGAAAGCTGGTCAATTCCGTTCTCGGTCATGCTGGTGGTGCCGCTGGGGGTCATCGGCGCGCTGTTGGCTGCAACCTTCCGCGGCCTTAACAACGACGTTTACTTCCAGGTGGGCCTGCTGACAACCATTGGCTTGTCGGCGAAGAACGCAATATTGATTGTGGAATTCGCCAAGGATCTGATGGATAAAGAAGGCAAAGGCCTGGTGGAAGCGACGCTGGAAGCGGTTCGTATGCGTCTGCGTCCGATTCTGATGACTTCGCTGGCGTTTATCCTCGGGGTAATGCCGCTGGTAATCAGCTCCGGTGCAGGTTCCGGCGCACAGAACGCCGTAGGTACCGGCGTAATGGGCGGGATGGTCACCGCGACGATACTGGCTATCTTCTTCGTTCCTGTGTTCTTCGTGGTGGTTCGTCGACGCTTTAGCCGTAAAAGCGAAGATATCGAGCACAGCCACACGGTAAAACACTCCTGA
- the acrB_2 gene encoding acriflavin resistance protein B: MAKFFIDRPIFAWVIAIIIMLAGGLAIMKLPVAQYPTIAPPAISISAMYPGADAKTVQDTVTQVIEQNMNGIDNLLYMSSTSDSAGTVQITLTFDSGTDADIAQVQVQNKLQLAMPLLPQEVQQQGVSVEKSSSSFLMVIGMISTDGSMNQEDIADYVGATVKDPISRTTGVGDVQLFGAQYAMRIWMDPNKLNNFHLTPVDVINAIRAQNAQVAAGQLGGTPPVKGQQLNASIIAQTRLTSADEFSKILLKVNQDGSQVRLRDVAKVELGGESYDVIARYNGQPAAGLGIKLATGANALDTAAAVRESIEKMKPFFPRGLEVVYPYDTTPFVKISINEVVKTLVEAIVLVFLVMYLFLQNFRATLIPTIAVPVVLLGTFAILAAFGYSINTLTMFGMVLAIGLLVDDAIVVVENVERVMAEEGLPPKEATRKSMDQIQGALVGIALVLSAVFIPMAFFGGSTGAIYRQFSITIVSAMVLSVLVALILTPALCATMLKPIAKGDHGEGKKGFFGWFNRMFDKSTHHYTDSVGNILRSTGRYLLLYLLIVGGMAFLFIKLPSSFLPEEDQGVFLTMAQLPAGATQERTQKVLDEVTDYYLTQEKANVNSVFTVNGFGFSGRGQNTGLAFVSLKNWEERPGAENKVEAITGRAMGRFSQIKDAMVFAFNLPAIVELGTATGFDFQLIDQANLGHEKLTQARNQLLGEVAKHPDLLAGVRPNGLEDTPQYKIDIDQEKAQALGRLDFRHQYHAGRSLGR, from the coding sequence ATGGCTAAGTTTTTTATCGATCGCCCTATTTTCGCATGGGTCATCGCCATCATTATTATGCTGGCGGGTGGTCTTGCGATCATGAAACTGCCTGTGGCGCAGTATCCGACGATCGCGCCCCCGGCCATTTCGATATCCGCCATGTACCCGGGTGCCGATGCGAAAACCGTACAGGATACGGTCACGCAGGTTATCGAACAGAACATGAACGGTATCGACAACCTGCTTTATATGTCGTCAACCAGCGACTCGGCAGGTACGGTGCAAATCACGCTGACCTTTGATTCCGGCACCGATGCGGATATCGCGCAGGTTCAGGTCCAGAACAAGCTACAACTTGCAATGCCTTTGCTGCCTCAGGAAGTGCAACAGCAAGGCGTCAGCGTTGAGAAATCATCCAGCAGCTTCCTGATGGTAATCGGGATGATCTCAACGGACGGTTCAATGAACCAGGAAGATATCGCTGACTACGTGGGCGCGACGGTGAAAGATCCGATCAGCCGTACCACGGGCGTAGGCGACGTTCAGCTGTTCGGCGCACAGTATGCGATGCGTATCTGGATGGACCCGAACAAACTGAATAACTTCCATCTCACGCCGGTTGATGTGATCAACGCAATCAGGGCGCAGAACGCCCAGGTTGCGGCAGGCCAGCTCGGCGGTACGCCGCCGGTGAAAGGCCAGCAGTTGAACGCCTCCATCATTGCCCAGACGCGTCTGACATCAGCGGATGAGTTCAGCAAAATCCTGCTGAAAGTGAATCAGGATGGTTCTCAGGTTCGTTTGCGCGATGTGGCAAAAGTGGAACTGGGCGGCGAAAGCTATGACGTTATTGCACGTTATAACGGCCAGCCGGCTGCCGGCCTTGGTATCAAACTCGCGACCGGCGCGAATGCGCTGGATACTGCCGCGGCAGTGCGTGAATCCATTGAGAAGATGAAGCCGTTCTTCCCGCGCGGTCTGGAAGTGGTTTATCCGTACGACACCACACCGTTCGTTAAGATCTCAATTAACGAAGTGGTAAAAACGCTGGTTGAAGCGATCGTGCTGGTATTCCTGGTAATGTATCTGTTCCTGCAGAACTTCCGTGCCACGCTGATCCCGACTATCGCCGTCCCGGTGGTATTGTTGGGCACCTTCGCTATCCTTGCCGCGTTCGGGTATTCGATAAATACCCTGACGATGTTCGGTATGGTGCTGGCGATAGGCCTGTTGGTGGATGACGCCATCGTGGTCGTGGAAAACGTTGAGCGTGTTATGGCGGAAGAAGGCTTGCCGCCAAAAGAAGCGACGCGTAAATCCATGGACCAGATCCAGGGTGCCCTGGTGGGTATCGCCCTGGTGCTGTCGGCGGTATTTATTCCGATGGCCTTCTTTGGCGGTTCAACCGGTGCGATTTACCGTCAGTTCTCCATCACTATCGTTTCCGCGATGGTGCTGTCTGTGCTGGTGGCGTTGATTCTGACGCCCGCGCTGTGCGCCACGATGCTCAAACCGATCGCCAAAGGCGACCACGGTGAAGGGAAAAAAGGCTTCTTCGGTTGGTTTAACCGGATGTTCGATAAGAGCACCCATCACTATACCGACAGCGTAGGCAACATTCTGCGCAGTACCGGCCGCTATCTGCTGCTGTACCTGCTGATTGTTGGCGGAATGGCGTTCCTGTTCATCAAACTGCCAAGTTCATTCCTGCCGGAGGAAGACCAGGGCGTCTTCCTGACCATGGCTCAGCTCCCCGCAGGCGCGACCCAGGAACGTACTCAAAAAGTGCTGGATGAAGTCACTGACTATTACCTGACACAAGAAAAAGCCAACGTAAACTCTGTGTTTACCGTTAACGGCTTTGGCTTCTCTGGTCGTGGTCAGAACACCGGTCTGGCGTTCGTTTCCCTGAAAAACTGGGAGGAACGTCCGGGCGCTGAAAACAAAGTGGAAGCGATCACCGGTCGCGCCATGGGCCGTTTCTCGCAAATTAAAGATGCGATGGTGTTTGCCTTCAACCTGCCGGCAATCGTGGAACTGGGTACGGCGACCGGCTTCGACTTCCAGTTAATCGACCAGGCGAACCTGGGCCATGAAAAACTGACTCAGGCGCGAAACCAACTGTTAGGCGAAGTCGCTAAACATCCGGATCTGCTGGCGGGGGTTCGTCCTAACGGTCTGGAAGATACGCCGCAGTACAAAATCGATATCGATCAGGAAAAAGCGCAGGCGCTGGGGCGTCTCGATTTCCGACATCAATACCACGCTGGGCGCAGCCTGGGGCGGTAG
- the acrA_1 gene encoding acriflavin resistance protein A, whose amino-acid sequence MNKNRGLTPLAVVLMLSGSLALTGCDDKQQQQQAQHTPEVGVVTLKSEPLAITTELPGRTSAYRIAEVRPQVNGIILKRNFVEGSDIEAGVSLYQIDPATYQASYESAKGDLARAQASANIAQLTLKRYQKLIGTKYISQQDYDNAQAEAQQANAAVVAAKAALETARINLAYTKVTSPISGRIGKSSVTEGALVQNGQANALATVQQLDPIYVDVTQSSNDFLRLKQELASGKLKQENGKAKVQLVTSDGIKFDQEGTLEFSDVSVDQTTGSITLRALFPNPNHTLLPGMFVRARLEEGVNPNAILVPQQGVTRTPRGDASAMVVGEGDKVEVRQIKASQAIGDKWLVTDGLKAGDRVIVSGLQKVRPGAQVKAQEVSADADKQSAAANAAPEQPKS is encoded by the coding sequence ATGAACAAAAACAGAGGGTTAACGCCTCTGGCGGTCGTTCTGATGCTCTCAGGCAGCTTAGCGCTTACAGGATGTGACGACAAACAGCAGCAACAGCAGGCGCAGCATACGCCCGAAGTCGGCGTGGTCACGCTGAAAAGCGAACCTCTAGCTATTACAACCGAGCTTCCGGGGCGCACCAGTGCCTATCGCATAGCGGAAGTTCGTCCGCAGGTGAACGGTATTATCCTGAAACGTAATTTTGTGGAAGGGAGCGATATCGAAGCGGGTGTCTCTCTTTATCAGATTGATCCAGCAACCTACCAGGCCTCTTATGAGAGCGCCAAAGGCGATCTGGCGCGTGCCCAGGCCAGCGCGAATATCGCCCAGTTAACCCTGAAGCGTTACCAGAAACTGATTGGCACCAAGTACATCAGCCAACAGGACTATGACAATGCGCAGGCGGAAGCCCAGCAGGCGAACGCTGCCGTAGTGGCCGCGAAAGCAGCGCTGGAAACCGCGCGTATCAATCTCGCGTATACCAAAGTGACCTCCCCTATCAGTGGGCGTATCGGCAAATCTTCCGTGACCGAAGGCGCGCTGGTGCAGAACGGCCAGGCGAATGCGCTGGCGACCGTTCAGCAACTCGACCCTATCTATGTGGATGTTACCCAGTCCAGCAATGACTTCCTGCGTCTGAAGCAAGAGCTGGCAAGCGGCAAACTGAAGCAGGAAAACGGTAAAGCGAAAGTCCAGCTGGTGACGTCTGACGGTATTAAGTTCGATCAGGAAGGTACGCTGGAATTCTCTGATGTGTCCGTCGATCAAACCACCGGCTCTATTACGTTACGCGCGTTGTTCCCTAACCCGAATCACACGTTGCTGCCGGGCATGTTTGTACGTGCGCGTCTTGAGGAAGGGGTCAACCCGAATGCGATTCTGGTGCCTCAGCAGGGCGTGACCCGTACGCCGCGCGGCGATGCGTCCGCGATGGTCGTTGGCGAAGGCGACAAAGTTGAAGTTCGTCAGATCAAGGCGTCTCAGGCCATTGGCGATAAGTGGTTAGTGACCGACGGCCTGAAGGCGGGCGATCGCGTGATAGTTTCTGGTTTACAAAAAGTTCGTCCTGGCGCGCAGGTTAAAGCACAAGAAGTTTCGGCTGATGCGGATAAACAATCTGCCGCAGCCAATGCAGCGCCAGAACAACCGAAGTCTTAA
- the acrR_1 gene encoding DNA-binding transcriptional repressor AcrR, with amino-acid sequence MARKTKQQALETRNHILDVAIRLFSQHGVSATSLADIAQAAGVTRGAIYWHFKNKSDLFSEIWELSESSLGDLESEYQAKISRRSTVCVKGDSNLYS; translated from the coding sequence ATGGCACGAAAAACCAAACAACAGGCGCTGGAAACGCGCAACCACATTCTCGATGTGGCGATTCGCCTGTTTTCTCAACACGGTGTTTCGGCCACGTCTTTAGCTGACATTGCTCAGGCCGCTGGGGTCACGCGCGGCGCTATTTACTGGCACTTCAAAAACAAATCTGATTTGTTCAGTGAAATCTGGGAGTTGTCAGAATCAAGTCTTGGCGATCTTGAATCTGAGTATCAGGCAAAAATATCCCGACGATCCACTGTCTGTGTTAAGGGAGATTCTAATTTATATTCTTGA
- the acrR_2 gene encoding DNA-binding transcriptional repressor AcrR — MMEIIFHKCEFVGEMASAQQLHREYCIASHERIEQALSNCIAHHRLPESLNIRRAAVLMRSYITGLMENWLFAPQTFDLQADARDFVEILIEMYQHCPTLQKSSL, encoded by the coding sequence ATGATGGAAATTATCTTCCACAAATGTGAGTTTGTTGGCGAAATGGCGAGCGCCCAACAGCTCCATCGCGAATATTGCATTGCCAGCCACGAACGTATCGAACAGGCGTTGAGCAATTGTATCGCCCACCACAGATTGCCTGAAAGCCTCAATATACGTCGTGCCGCGGTTCTGATGCGCAGTTATATCACCGGATTAATGGAAAATTGGTTATTCGCGCCGCAAACTTTCGATTTACAAGCCGACGCTCGGGATTTCGTTGAAATACTGATAGAAATGTACCAGCACTGTCCAACGCTGCAAAAATCCTCTCTGTAA
- the kefA gene encoding potassium efflux protein, which produces MQHDLQFRKITCVMTLVWFLLAGFLLSSGVAHAASNGDLPVRSDIQSQLDALNKQKTLSPQDKLVQQDLTETLETLDKIDRIKQETTQLRQRVAQAPEKMRQATEALNALSNQESDDALRQNFKAMSLRQLESRTSNLVDDLQSAQNDLSSFNSQLVSLQTQPERVQNALSTASQQLQQLRNRLNGNAPGEAALRPTQQTLMLVQQALLNAQIDQQRKSLEGNTALQDSLQKQRDYTTAHINQLEHQLQLLQEAANIKRLSLTEKTAQEAVAPDDSSSLQNNPLVKQELDINHQLSQRLISATEDGNSLVQRNIKVKNWLDRALQSERTLKEQISVLKGSLLLSRILYQQQQTLPSADELGDMTNRIADLRLEQFELNQQRDALFQNDTFVAKLEEGHQGEVNGEVHDTLLQLVDMRRELLDQLNKQLGNQLMMAINLQINQQQLMSVSKNLRQMLTQQIFWVNSNRPMDWEWIKSFPSAVHDQIKSMKLSVNWKKAWPSVALAFLAGLPLLLIAGLIRWRFSWMKQYLAKLASEVGQLRNDSQLHTPKAILINFIRALPVCLIILACGLILLFMQINISDLLWAFSKKLAMFWLVFGMCWRVLEKDGMAVSHFNMPGNLTSHWRRQIVRVSLALLPLLFWSVVAEMSPLNLMDDVLGQFVIFVNLLVIAALMWPMFRESWHDKESHTIRLVTITVLAIVPVMLLVLTVTGYFYTTLRLAGRWIDTVYLVIIWNLLYQTVLRGLSVAARRIAYRRAVARRQNMVKEGAEGAEPVEEPPLGLDQVNQQTLRLTMLTLFALFGVVFWAIWSDLITVFAYLDSVVLWNYSGTEAGAAVMKHVTMGSLLFALAAFAVAWVLIRNLPGLLEVLVLSRLNMRQGTSYAITTILNYVIIGVGAMTIFGSLGVSWDKLQWLAAALSVGLGFGLQEIFGNFVSGLIILFERPVRIGDTVTIGTFSGTVSKIRIRATTITDFDRKEVIIPNKAFVTERLINWSLSDTITRVVIRIGVAYGSDLDKVKAILLKAAMDHPKVMHDPEPSVFFTTFGPSTLDHELRLYVRELRDRSYTVDELNRTIDRLCRENDINIAFNQLEVHLHNKDGEQFTEVRRDLDNGAKPSVA; this is translated from the coding sequence ATGCAGCACGATCTTCAGTTTCGCAAAATAACCTGCGTTATGACGCTGGTGTGGTTTCTTCTGGCCGGATTCCTGCTTTCTTCGGGCGTAGCCCATGCCGCATCAAACGGCGACCTGCCCGTTCGCTCGGACATTCAAAGCCAGCTGGATGCGTTGAATAAACAGAAGACGCTTTCCCCGCAGGATAAGCTGGTCCAGCAGGATTTAACCGAGACGCTGGAAACCCTCGATAAAATCGACCGGATCAAGCAGGAAACCACCCAACTGCGTCAGCGGGTGGCTCAGGCACCGGAAAAAATGCGCCAGGCGACGGAAGCGCTTAACGCGTTGAGCAACCAGGAAAGCGATGACGCGCTTCGCCAGAATTTCAAAGCGATGTCGTTACGCCAACTGGAGTCTCGCACCAGCAATCTGGTGGACGATCTGCAAAGCGCGCAAAACGATCTCTCTTCCTTCAACAGCCAACTGGTTTCGTTACAAACTCAGCCGGAGCGCGTACAAAATGCGCTGTCTACCGCCTCGCAGCAGTTGCAGCAGCTCAGGAATCGCCTGAACGGCAATGCGCCTGGTGAAGCCGCGCTGCGCCCGACGCAGCAGACACTCATGCTGGTGCAACAGGCATTGCTGAATGCGCAAATCGATCAGCAACGCAAAAGCCTGGAGGGCAATACCGCTCTGCAGGACAGTCTGCAAAAGCAGCGTGATTACACTACGGCGCATATTAATCAGCTTGAGCATCAGCTCCAGCTTTTGCAGGAGGCAGCCAATATCAAACGGCTGTCGCTGACGGAGAAAACTGCCCAGGAAGCGGTTGCGCCGGATGATTCATCCAGTCTTCAAAACAATCCGCTGGTGAAGCAGGAACTGGACATCAACCACCAGCTCAGCCAGCGTCTCATCTCGGCCACGGAAGATGGCAACTCGCTGGTTCAGCGAAATATCAAAGTAAAAAACTGGCTCGATCGGGCGCTTCAGTCTGAGCGCACTCTGAAAGAGCAGATTTCGGTGCTGAAAGGCAGCCTGTTACTGTCGCGTATCCTGTATCAGCAACAGCAGACCCTGCCGTCTGCCGATGAACTGGGGGATATGACCAACCGCATCGCCGATCTGCGTCTGGAACAGTTCGAGCTGAATCAGCAGCGCGATGCCCTGTTCCAGAACGACACGTTTGTGGCGAAGCTGGAAGAAGGGCACCAGGGCGAAGTAAACGGCGAAGTACACGATACGCTGCTTCAGTTAGTGGATATGCGCCGTGAACTGCTCGACCAGTTGAACAAGCAGCTTGGCAATCAACTGATGATGGCCATCAACCTGCAAATTAATCAGCAGCAGTTGATGAGCGTCAGCAAAAACTTGCGGCAGATGCTGACCCAACAAATCTTTTGGGTGAACAGCAACCGACCAATGGACTGGGAATGGATTAAGTCTTTCCCGTCAGCCGTGCACGATCAGATCAAGTCGATGAAACTGTCGGTGAACTGGAAAAAGGCCTGGCCGTCGGTTGCGCTGGCGTTTCTTGCCGGTTTGCCGCTGTTACTGATCGCCGGGCTTATCCGCTGGCGCTTCAGCTGGATGAAACAATATCTGGCGAAGCTGGCTTCCGAAGTAGGGCAGTTGCGTAACGACAGTCAGTTGCATACGCCGAAAGCGATTTTGATCAACTTCATCCGCGCGTTGCCGGTATGCCTGATTATCCTGGCGTGTGGGCTGATCCTGCTATTTATGCAGATCAACATCAGCGACTTACTGTGGGCATTCAGTAAAAAACTTGCCATGTTCTGGCTGGTGTTCGGCATGTGCTGGCGGGTGCTGGAAAAAGACGGCATGGCCGTAAGCCACTTTAATATGCCGGGTAACCTCACCAGCCACTGGCGCCGCCAGATTGTTCGCGTGAGTCTGGCGCTCCTGCCGTTGCTGTTCTGGTCGGTGGTGGCGGAAATGTCGCCGTTGAATCTGATGGACGACGTGCTCGGCCAGTTTGTGATTTTTGTGAACTTGTTGGTGATCGCCGCGCTGATGTGGCCGATGTTCCGTGAAAGCTGGCACGATAAAGAGTCGCATACCATACGGCTGGTCACTATCACCGTGCTGGCGATTGTACCGGTTATGCTGCTGGTCCTGACGGTCACCGGGTACTTCTATACCACGCTGCGTCTGGCCGGGCGCTGGATTGATACCGTTTATCTGGTCATTATCTGGAACCTGCTTTACCAGACGGTGCTACGTGGCCTCAGCGTTGCCGCGCGCCGTATTGCTTATCGCCGTGCTGTCGCCCGTCGTCAGAATATGGTGAAAGAAGGGGCAGAAGGGGCCGAACCGGTGGAAGAGCCGCCGCTGGGTCTCGATCAGGTCAACCAGCAAACCTTGCGTCTGACCATGCTGACGCTGTTTGCGCTCTTTGGGGTGGTGTTCTGGGCGATTTGGTCCGACTTAATCACGGTATTCGCCTATCTCGATAGCGTCGTGCTGTGGAATTACAGCGGTACCGAAGCCGGGGCGGCGGTAATGAAACACGTCACCATGGGCAGCCTGCTGTTTGCGCTGGCTGCGTTTGCCGTGGCCTGGGTGTTGATCCGCAACTTGCCGGGTCTGCTGGAAGTGCTGGTGCTGTCGCGTCTGAATATGCGGCAGGGAACGTCCTACGCCATCACGACCATCCTCAATTACGTGATTATCGGCGTGGGCGCCATGACGATATTCGGTTCGCTGGGGGTCTCATGGGATAAATTGCAGTGGCTGGCGGCGGCGTTATCAGTCGGTCTGGGCTTCGGCTTACAGGAAATCTTCGGAAACTTCGTGTCGGGCCTGATTATTCTGTTCGAGCGTCCGGTGCGCATTGGCGATACCGTTACCATCGGCACGTTCTCGGGAACAGTCAGCAAAATCCGTATCCGCGCCACTACCATTACTGACTTCGACCGCAAAGAAGTCATTATTCCAAACAAGGCCTTTGTGACCGAGCGTCTGATCAACTGGTCATTGAGCGATACGATTACCCGCGTAGTGATCCGCATCGGCGTGGCTTACGGTTCCGATCTGGATAAAGTGAAAGCGATTCTGCTGAAAGCCGCGATGGATCACCCGAAAGTCATGCACGATCCGGAGCCGTCGGTATTCTTCACCACCTTCGGACCCAGCACGCTGGACCATGAGCTGCGTCTGTACGTGCGTGAACTGCGCGACCGCAGTTACACGGTGGATGAGCTGAACCGCACTATCGATCGTCTGTGTCGCGAGAACGACATCAATATCGCGTTCAATCAGCTTGAAGTCCATTTGCATAATAAAGACGGCGAGCAGTTTACCGAAGTCAGACGCGATCTGGATAACGGCGCAAAACCGTCGGTGGCATAA
- the hmpA_1 gene encoding flavohemoprotein — MLDAQTIATVKSTIPLLAATGPKLTAHFYDRMFTHNPELKDIFNMSNQRNGDQREALFNAICAYATNIENLAALLPAVEKIAQKHTSFHIKPEQYTIVGTHLLATLDEMFSPGQAVLDAWGKAYGVLAQVFINREAEIYEENAGKTGGWEGTRPFRITAIKQQSALITSFEFEPTDGGPVADYKPGQYLGVWIKPENFVNQEIRQYSLTRKPNGKSYRIAVKREDEGVVSNWLHSHAKVGDVINLVAPAGDFFMDVETRHSRYPDFCRRRANADAGDARHAGGESTRSPGQLVPCGGEWRCPCLF; from the coding sequence ATGTTAGACGCTCAAACTATCGCAACGGTGAAGTCCACCATTCCTCTTCTGGCAGCAACGGGGCCAAAACTTACCGCGCATTTTTATGACCGGATGTTTACTCACAACCCTGAACTGAAAGATATCTTCAATATGAGCAACCAGCGCAATGGCGACCAACGCGAAGCGTTGTTTAATGCCATCTGCGCTTATGCCACGAATATTGAGAACCTGGCGGCGTTGCTGCCGGCGGTGGAAAAAATCGCCCAAAAGCACACCAGCTTTCACATTAAACCGGAGCAATACACTATTGTCGGCACCCATCTGCTGGCGACGCTGGACGAGATGTTCAGCCCGGGCCAGGCAGTGCTGGACGCCTGGGGCAAAGCCTATGGCGTGCTGGCGCAGGTGTTTATTAATCGTGAAGCTGAAATTTATGAAGAAAATGCCGGTAAAACTGGCGGCTGGGAAGGCACGCGTCCGTTCCGCATAACGGCGATCAAACAGCAAAGCGCGCTGATCACCAGTTTCGAATTTGAGCCGACAGACGGCGGCCCGGTGGCAGACTATAAGCCTGGCCAGTACCTGGGTGTGTGGATCAAACCTGAAAACTTCGTGAATCAGGAGATCCGTCAGTACTCCCTGACCCGCAAACCGAACGGCAAGAGTTACCGCATCGCGGTTAAGCGCGAAGACGAAGGCGTCGTGTCTAACTGGCTGCACAGCCACGCGAAGGTGGGTGATGTCATCAACCTGGTGGCGCCAGCGGGTGATTTCTTTATGGATGTTGAAACCCGGCACTCCCGTTACCCTGATTTCTGCAGGCGTAGGGCAAACGCCGATGCTGGCGATGCTCGACACGCTGGCGGCGAGTCAACACGAAGCCCGGGTCAACTGGTTCCATGCGGCGGAGAATGGCGATGTCCATGCCTTTTCTGA
- the glyA_1 gene encoding serine hydroxymethyltransferase, with translation MLKREMNIADYDAELWQAMEQEKVRQEEHIELIASENYTSPRVMQAQGSQLTKQIR, from the coding sequence ATGTTAAAGCGTGAAATGAACATTGCCGATTATGATGCCGAACTGTGGCAGGCTATGGAGCAGGAGAAAGTTCGTCAGGAAGAACATATTGAACTTATCGCCTCCGAAAACTACACCAGCCCGCGCGTGATGCAGGCTCAGGGTTCTCAGCTGACCAAACAAATACGCTGA
- the glyA_2 gene encoding serine hydroxymethyltransferase, with protein sequence MNLAQGGHLTHGSPVNFSGKLYNIIPYGIDESGKIDYEDMAKQAKEHKPKMIIGGFSAYSGIVDWAKMREIADSIGAYLFVDMAHVAGLIAADVYPNPVPHAHVVTTTTHKTLAGPRGGLILAKGGDEELYKKLNSAVFPSAQGGPLMHVIAAKAVALKEAMEPEFKVYQQQVAKNAKAMVEVFLNRGYKVVSGGTENHLFLLDLVDKNLTGKEADAALGRANITVNKNSVPNDPKSPFVTSGIRIGSPAVTRRGFKEAEVKELAGWMCDVLDNINDEATIERVKQKVLDICARFPVYA encoded by the coding sequence ATGAACCTGGCGCAGGGCGGCCACCTGACTCACGGTTCACCGGTCAACTTCTCCGGCAAACTCTACAACATCATCCCTTACGGCATCGATGAGTCCGGTAAAATCGACTACGAAGACATGGCGAAGCAGGCCAAAGAGCACAAGCCGAAAATGATTATCGGCGGCTTCTCTGCTTACTCCGGTATCGTTGACTGGGCAAAAATGCGTGAAATCGCCGACAGCATCGGCGCGTATCTGTTCGTGGATATGGCGCACGTTGCCGGTCTGATTGCCGCAGACGTTTATCCGAACCCGGTTCCGCATGCCCATGTGGTCACCACCACCACGCACAAAACGCTGGCTGGCCCGCGCGGCGGTCTGATCCTGGCGAAAGGCGGCGACGAAGAGCTGTACAAAAAACTGAACTCTGCTGTCTTCCCAAGCGCTCAGGGCGGCCCGCTGATGCACGTGATCGCGGCGAAAGCGGTCGCGCTGAAAGAAGCAATGGAGCCGGAGTTTAAGGTTTACCAGCAGCAGGTTGCCAAAAACGCCAAAGCGATGGTGGAAGTGTTCCTGAACCGTGGCTACAAAGTGGTGTCTGGCGGGACTGAAAACCACCTGTTCCTGCTGGATCTGGTTGATAAAAACCTGACCGGTAAAGAAGCGGACGCAGCCCTGGGCCGCGCCAACATTACCGTGAACAAAAACAGCGTACCGAACGATCCGAAGAGCCCGTTCGTGACCTCCGGTATCCGTATCGGCTCTCCGGCAGTCACCCGTCGTGGCTTTAAAGAAGCCGAAGTGAAAGAGCTGGCTGGCTGGATGTGCGACGTGCTGGACAATATCAATGACGAAGCGACCATTGAGCGCGTGAAGCAGAAGGTGCTGGATATCTGCGCCCGCTTCCCGGTTTATGCATAA
- the yycN gene encoding Uncharacterized N-acetyltransferase YycN: MHRIWPPHAKIDMDEARIDAARSIDNALPDGPATEGVRLWCITAVEPDEILGYLWVGLNGRVAWIYDFCLLAAWRGKGLGREAMRQLKQTLGEMGMQEIGLRVASNNPGAIALYEKSGFSVTGYNMAVRLG, translated from the coding sequence ATGCACAGGATTTGGCCTCCACACGCCAAAATCGACATGGATGAGGCCCGTATTGACGCTGCGCGCAGTATTGATAACGCGCTTCCCGACGGCCCGGCTACCGAAGGCGTCCGGTTATGGTGCATCACCGCTGTGGAACCGGATGAGATTCTCGGTTATCTGTGGGTCGGCCTGAACGGGCGGGTGGCGTGGATTTATGATTTCTGTCTGCTGGCGGCCTGGCGTGGAAAAGGGCTGGGGCGGGAGGCGATGCGCCAGCTTAAGCAAACGCTTGGCGAGATGGGGATGCAGGAGATCGGCCTGCGGGTGGCATCGAATAATCCCGGGGCTATAGCGCTGTACGAAAAAAGCGGTTTCTCCGTGACGGGTTACAACATGGCAGTGCGCCTTGGTTGA